A window of the Candidatus Bathyarchaeia archaeon genome harbors these coding sequences:
- the uppS gene encoding polyprenyl diphosphate synthase encodes MLKTLLSAVGIYRLYEKWLQCQVKNGNKPEHIAIILDGNRRWASEQMFSNPWIGHQFGASKVESLLDWCLDLEVKSITLYAFSTENFQRPTEEIERIMSIASEKLQKILADERIHRNQVRVKVIGRIGLLPKGIQELILKAEDATRDYDHHFLNIAFAYGGRAEIVDATRKIAQKIEKGELKPDGIDEQVFAEHLYTAYLPKQDPDLIVRTSGEERLSGFLLWQSAYSELFFLDVYWPDFRRIDLLRAVRTYQKRKRRFGQ; translated from the coding sequence ATGCTGAAAACTTTGCTATCGGCTGTAGGCATCTACAGACTGTACGAGAAGTGGCTGCAGTGTCAGGTCAAGAATGGCAACAAGCCCGAGCATATTGCCATCATTCTGGACGGTAACCGACGCTGGGCATCTGAGCAGATGTTTAGCAACCCATGGATCGGCCATCAATTCGGCGCTTCAAAGGTCGAAAGCCTACTCGATTGGTGTTTGGACTTGGAAGTGAAGTCCATCACACTGTATGCTTTCTCCACTGAGAACTTCCAGCGTCCAACTGAAGAAATTGAACGAATCATGTCGATTGCCAGTGAGAAACTTCAGAAAATCTTGGCTGACGAGAGAATACACAGAAATCAAGTTCGAGTAAAAGTAATCGGACGGATCGGGCTGCTGCCCAAAGGCATTCAGGAACTCATTCTTAAGGCTGAGGATGCGACAAGAGACTATGACCATCATTTTCTCAACATTGCCTTCGCCTACGGGGGCAGAGCTGAAATCGTCGACGCCACCCGAAAGATAGCCCAGAAAATCGAGAAAGGTGAGTTGAAACCCGACGGTATTGATGAGCAGGTCTTTGCAGAGCATCTTTACACTGCCTACTTGCCCAAGCAGGACCCTGACTTGATAGTCAGAACATCTGGTGAAGAGCGCCTAAGCGGCTTTCTGCTTTGGCAGTCGGCTTACAGCGAATTGTTCTTTCTAGACGTTTATTGGCCTGACTTCAGACGAATTGACTTGCTGCGAGCCGTGCGAACTTATCAAAAGCGAAAGCGGCGTTTTGGACAATAA
- a CDS encoding DUF373 family protein codes for MAKKDVSAPERTLVLCVDRDDDLGSKAGIKTPLIGRDENINAAVSLALKDPEEPDANAIFEAVRIFDRFSEGSSEKEPKDECQIATIAGSELGDVGADKTLVGELTQVLNTFQASEVILVTDGFADEAILPLVQSRVPVSSVRRITVRHSESIEETVWLFSRYLKMLFENPRYSRIVLGLPGVLLIILGILYMLNWIGYSWIAFLLVFGGALVVKGFMLDKAAHEFYIWVREYSPPPFPVLIAGFAAMAGFLLMGLGLYQGSFQASNFIGTLNPMPRFPQDWLGVLPRILGEFLTQSIILAVIGICVLLSGRAIRCFFEHDGQLFRTVVIIVVVGWSSQIFYEASLILITPTLTYERLVFAIVIGIFLTVASFLITMVLHRKYHASFREKEGEVEES; via the coding sequence TTGGCAAAGAAAGACGTCTCAGCGCCGGAACGCACACTCGTTCTATGCGTGGACAGAGACGACGATTTAGGCTCTAAGGCTGGCATAAAGACACCCTTAATAGGAAGAGATGAAAACATTAACGCCGCCGTTAGCCTAGCCCTTAAAGATCCTGAGGAGCCAGATGCAAATGCCATTTTTGAGGCAGTACGCATCTTCGACCGCTTCAGCGAGGGAAGCTCCGAAAAAGAGCCAAAGGATGAATGTCAAATCGCAACCATTGCCGGCTCTGAGCTGGGTGATGTTGGCGCAGACAAAACGCTTGTTGGGGAATTGACTCAAGTATTGAACACCTTCCAAGCCAGCGAAGTCATCCTCGTTACAGACGGTTTTGCAGACGAAGCAATTCTGCCATTGGTCCAATCGCGAGTGCCGGTTTCCTCGGTTCGGAGAATTACGGTTAGGCACAGCGAGTCTATTGAGGAAACAGTTTGGCTTTTTTCACGTTATTTGAAGATGCTTTTCGAGAATCCTCGGTACTCTCGCATCGTACTTGGTCTGCCGGGGGTCCTACTGATTATTCTTGGAATCCTCTACATGCTCAACTGGATAGGCTACTCTTGGATTGCTTTCTTACTCGTGTTTGGAGGCGCATTGGTTGTCAAAGGCTTTATGCTTGATAAAGCAGCGCACGAATTCTACATTTGGGTGAGAGAATACTCTCCGCCGCCTTTTCCCGTCTTGATTGCAGGCTTTGCTGCGATGGCAGGTTTCTTGCTCATGGGACTTGGGCTGTATCAAGGCAGCTTCCAAGCCTCGAATTTTATAGGTACGCTTAACCCGATGCCAAGATTTCCACAAGACTGGTTAGGCGTGTTACCCCGTATATTAGGCGAGTTCTTGACTCAGTCAATTATACTGGCTGTAATAGGTATCTGTGTCTTGCTCTCAGGCAGAGCTATCCGATGTTTCTTTGAGCACGACGGTCAACTGTTCCGCACAGTCGTAATCATAGTGGTCGTTGGTTGGTCGTCGCAGATCTTCTATGAAGCATCTCTGATCCTGATAACGCCAACACTGACGTATGAAAGATTGGTTTTTGCCATCGTGATTGGTATATTCCTAACCGTCGCGTCTTTCCTAATTACAATGGTCTTGCACAGAAAGTATCACGCCTCCTTTCGGGAGAAAGAAGGTGAGGTTGAAGAAAGCTAG
- a CDS encoding acetate--CoA ligase family protein, producing the protein MMKSVDMFAQARKEGRSYLLEPEAKIVCMEYGIPVTRFKVALTQDEAMGFAGQIGYPIVLKIVSPDVLHKWDVGGVVLDLKNAGEVEDAYKKILLNVKRHKPDAKIVGVLVQEMVPSSTEVIVGSMKDPQFGPALMFGLGGIFVEVLKDVTFRIAPITVADAKEMITEVKGYPILKGYRGQPPADIDAIIRILMSTSKLVMDHMEIKELDLNPIMVYEKGAKTVDARIIIEQTISS; encoded by the coding sequence ATGATGAAATCTGTTGACATGTTCGCCCAAGCAAGAAAGGAAGGTAGAAGCTACTTGCTTGAGCCTGAAGCGAAAATTGTATGCATGGAATATGGCATACCAGTCACACGTTTCAAAGTTGCACTTACGCAAGATGAGGCAATGGGATTTGCCGGCCAGATCGGCTACCCGATCGTTCTTAAGATTGTCTCCCCTGACGTCCTTCACAAATGGGATGTGGGCGGAGTCGTGCTCGATCTGAAAAATGCTGGTGAGGTGGAAGACGCCTACAAAAAGATATTGTTAAACGTGAAAAGACACAAACCTGACGCCAAAATTGTTGGCGTGCTCGTGCAGGAGATGGTGCCTTCCTCAACTGAGGTCATCGTGGGTTCCATGAAAGATCCCCAGTTCGGACCCGCCTTGATGTTCGGATTAGGCGGAATCTTCGTTGAGGTCCTGAAGGACGTTACCTTCCGCATCGCGCCCATAACTGTGGCGGATGCGAAAGAGATGATAACAGAGGTCAAGGGGTACCCGATTCTCAAAGGTTACAGAGGTCAGCCGCCAGCCGACATTGACGCCATAATAAGGATCTTGATGAGCACATCAAAGCTTGTTATGGACCACATGGAAATCAAGGAGCTTGACCTTAACCCCATCATGGTTTACGAGAAGGGAGCAAAAACCGTAGACGCCCGAATCATCATCGAGCAGACCATCAGTAGCTAG
- a CDS encoding 4Fe-4S binding protein — MKEEENDWTREQLQKDYVEQMTAVTVPVNISIHGQQTILDLSTIEKILRDAEIISVEDCGCRAKWHKCDAPLDVCISLDDEAREAIKRGARRISSAQALVVLQRSHRSGLVHMAYTLKGTEKPEVICSCCSCCCHSLSALIRFGMPNAVVASELIAQQNYDTCNSCGTCVQRCQFKARQLDSGSKLVFNSDKCFGCGLCVSTCQTKSIELVRRGN; from the coding sequence GTGAAAGAAGAAGAGAATGACTGGACGCGCGAGCAACTGCAAAAGGATTACGTTGAACAAATGACGGCAGTCACTGTACCAGTCAACATCTCAATTCACGGTCAACAGACAATACTTGATCTATCAACCATAGAGAAAATCCTCCGAGACGCCGAGATTATCAGCGTTGAAGATTGTGGTTGCCGAGCGAAGTGGCATAAATGCGACGCGCCGCTTGACGTGTGCATCAGCCTTGACGACGAGGCACGCGAAGCCATCAAACGCGGGGCCAGAAGAATCTCTTCAGCTCAAGCACTTGTGGTTCTTCAACGTTCACATCGTTCAGGCTTAGTGCACATGGCCTACACGCTTAAAGGCACAGAAAAACCTGAAGTCATTTGTAGCTGTTGTTCATGTTGCTGTCATTCATTAAGCGCCTTGATCAGGTTTGGCATGCCAAATGCTGTTGTAGCATCAGAGCTGATAGCCCAACAAAACTACGATACGTGCAATAGCTGTGGAACGTGTGTTCAACGCTGTCAATTCAAAGCGAGGCAACTCGACTCGGGAAGCAAACTAGTTTTCAACTCTGACAAATGCTTCGGCTGCGGTTTATGTGTCAGCACTTGCCAAACAAAATCAATAGAACTGGTCAGAAGAGGCAATTGA
- a CDS encoding Xaa-Pro peptidase family protein, protein MANRVQLLQRSLENSKLEGYLVSDETSILYFTGFYGAYRLLVPKESEGLLYVYSVNYEAAKATAKNCTIELLQRGEDADKRLADKAKKLKLKSVGFDSLEVSAYNKLKKTLRSGKLASASQLIWDMRKVKNQSEIACIRKAAQLTDVAAKTAREVIKHEIREYEVAAEVEYVMRKQGSQGAAFDTIVASGPRSAFSHGGCTSKKIKKGELIQFDVGARCQNYAADLTRTFLIGKPTPKQAKIYEIVKEAQEKAFQKIQEGVKAKQVDAIARAHIKKHGFSDNFVHGLGHGVGLAVHEPPTLNSASKDILKAGNVVTDEPGIYIVGYGGVRVEDTVLVKKEGAERLTKASYELTV, encoded by the coding sequence GTGGCGAATCGGGTTCAGCTTCTGCAAAGATCCTTAGAGAACAGCAAGTTAGAAGGATACTTGGTCTCTGATGAAACCAGCATACTGTATTTCACAGGTTTTTACGGCGCGTATCGTCTGCTTGTGCCCAAAGAAAGCGAAGGCCTGCTCTACGTCTACAGTGTCAACTACGAGGCAGCCAAAGCCACAGCTAAGAACTGCACAATCGAACTTCTTCAACGAGGAGAAGACGCCGACAAAAGGCTTGCCGACAAAGCCAAGAAACTCAAGTTGAAAAGCGTAGGCTTCGATTCACTCGAAGTTTCAGCCTACAATAAACTCAAGAAGACGCTCAGAAGCGGAAAGCTTGCCAGCGCCAGTCAACTAATTTGGGATATGCGCAAGGTGAAAAACCAATCTGAGATAGCCTGCATCAGAAAAGCAGCACAGTTAACCGATGTTGCCGCGAAAACAGCGCGCGAAGTCATCAAGCATGAAATACGAGAGTACGAAGTTGCAGCTGAAGTGGAATACGTCATGCGCAAACAGGGTTCACAGGGCGCAGCCTTCGACACCATAGTAGCTTCAGGCCCAAGATCAGCGTTTTCACATGGCGGATGCACAAGTAAGAAGATCAAGAAAGGCGAACTAATCCAGTTTGACGTGGGCGCTCGCTGCCAAAACTATGCCGCTGATTTGACACGCACCTTTCTGATTGGAAAGCCCACGCCCAAGCAAGCAAAAATCTACGAAATAGTCAAAGAAGCGCAAGAAAAAGCCTTCCAAAAAATCCAAGAAGGGGTCAAAGCAAAACAAGTTGACGCTATCGCCAGAGCGCACATCAAGAAACACGGTTTTAGCGATAATTTTGTGCACGGTCTTGGTCACGGCGTCGGCTTAGCTGTGCATGAGCCGCCCACATTGAACTCAGCAAGCAAAGACATCCTGAAGGCGGGTAACGTTGTGACAGATGAGCCGGGCATATACATAGTTGGCTACGGAGGCGTCCGAGTCGAAGATACTGTACTGGTCAAGAAAGAAGGAGCTGAACGGTTGACCAAAGCGTCCTACGAGCTAACTGTTTAA
- the thyX gene encoding FAD-dependent thymidylate synthase has product MQVKLLTYTGKPELVCAKAMRACRTKQPASELELSSEDVARLIRSARKLEHFSVLEHASFTFSISGISRVCSHQLVRHRMASYSQQSHRTVAMTRSDIVVPPLIHENPQSLTIFKECVNTAFKAFDELGRLGAKLEDARYVLPNALKTNMTLSMNARELIHFFKLRLAASAQWEIRVLAQKMLQEVRKVAPRMFENIEPKS; this is encoded by the coding sequence ATGCAAGTCAAACTACTAACTTACACTGGTAAGCCTGAACTAGTGTGCGCCAAGGCAATGAGAGCATGTCGAACCAAACAGCCTGCAAGCGAACTGGAGCTGTCCAGCGAAGACGTGGCCAGACTGATTAGGAGTGCACGTAAACTGGAGCACTTCTCCGTATTGGAGCATGCCTCTTTCACCTTTTCGATTTCGGGCATATCTCGAGTGTGTAGTCATCAACTGGTCAGACACCGAATGGCGTCATATTCCCAGCAAAGTCATAGAACAGTGGCAATGACACGCTCAGACATCGTAGTTCCTCCATTAATTCATGAGAATCCCCAAAGCCTGACAATTTTCAAAGAATGCGTGAACACTGCCTTCAAAGCCTTCGATGAGCTAGGCAGGTTAGGCGCGAAACTAGAAGATGCCCGCTATGTCCTACCCAACGCTTTGAAAACAAACATGACTCTGTCCATGAATGCTCGAGAGCTAATCCACTTTTTCAAGCTTCGATTGGCTGCATCGGCTCAATGGGAAATCAGAGTGCTCGCACAAAAAATGCTGCAAGAAGTCAGAAAAGTGGCGCCTAGAATGTTTGAAAACATAGAGCCTAAGAGCTGA
- a CDS encoding MoaD/ThiS family protein: MKVKVQYLGFIKNLIKRSEDEFELEEGASLSEVLNKIARLYGKPFRKEVFEPGLKDVKMGFVITVNGILMGQLHGVNTQLSDGDNVILMSLMSGG, from the coding sequence GTGAAGGTGAAAGTACAGTACTTAGGGTTCATAAAAAACCTCATAAAACGAAGCGAAGACGAATTCGAGCTTGAGGAAGGAGCCTCGCTGTCGGAAGTTTTGAACAAAATCGCCAGGTTATATGGCAAACCTTTCCGGAAAGAAGTGTTCGAACCCGGACTCAAAGACGTGAAAATGGGCTTCGTAATAACCGTTAACGGCATCCTGATGGGACAACTGCATGGAGTGAACACACAACTGAGCGATGGCGACAACGTTATTCTAATGTCGCTCATGAGTGGTGGCTAA
- a CDS encoding aldehyde ferredoxin oxidoreductase family protein, whose amino-acid sequence MLGYAGRILHVDLTSGKMWTEPLKEELAKKYIGGIGLGMRLFLDLSKPGVDPFSPENPLLLATAPLSGSMVPTGGNGHAFVSKSPQTFGVGEAKAHGHFGTELKRAGYDAVIFYGKAEKPVYLWIDDDSVQLMDAKYLWGKSPQETEDAIKKELKDFYIRVASIGVAGEKLVRIACVINEKSRACGRTGLGAVMGSKNLKAIAVRGSKDITVANKERLLELVKLQHERMKGPAARKYRTLGTPENVLVLNALGAMPTNNFTSAVFSGADKISGEYLNERFVAKIIGCSSCAMRCEHIAVVPEGPYKGTTTRIEYEPLWAMGPNCGVGNLDAILKGMDLSNYYGVDAISIGLVISFAMDLYKNGLLSKETAGLELNFGNPEAMIEMIKRVSLREGFGDVLAEGVKLAADKVGKDAYKYAVHIKGVEMTGYDIRGLKTAALGYAVCFRGADHNRHGAYGPDVAGKVNRFKAEKGRGKLVKETEDLYAVIDSIMVCKFSRGTYVKGYEDLAALYNAVTGIEMRPEELQKAGERINILGRLINIREGLTRKDDTLPWKVMHVPIPDEGPSKGSFVSQEDLDLLLDDYYEVRGWNKEGVPTLEKLNELGMEDLAYIVKDKLEPHRK is encoded by the coding sequence ATGTTAGGTTACGCTGGACGGATTCTGCATGTTGATTTAACAAGCGGCAAAATGTGGACTGAGCCTCTCAAGGAGGAGTTAGCCAAGAAATACATTGGCGGTATAGGCTTAGGGATGCGCCTTTTCCTTGATCTTTCGAAGCCAGGCGTAGACCCGTTTAGCCCAGAAAACCCCCTTTTGCTTGCCACCGCACCGCTATCGGGGTCAATGGTTCCAACAGGTGGAAACGGACATGCATTCGTGTCGAAGTCTCCACAAACCTTCGGGGTTGGCGAGGCTAAAGCCCACGGACATTTCGGCACAGAGCTTAAGCGAGCAGGATACGACGCTGTGATTTTCTACGGAAAGGCTGAGAAACCAGTTTATCTTTGGATAGACGACGATTCAGTGCAGCTGATGGATGCCAAATATCTGTGGGGTAAATCACCTCAGGAAACCGAGGATGCAATAAAGAAAGAACTGAAAGACTTCTACATCCGCGTGGCATCGATTGGCGTTGCCGGCGAAAAACTAGTTAGAATCGCCTGCGTCATAAACGAGAAAAGTCGAGCTTGTGGAAGGACAGGCTTAGGAGCAGTAATGGGTTCAAAGAACCTCAAGGCCATAGCGGTTAGAGGCTCAAAGGACATAACAGTGGCAAATAAAGAGCGCTTGCTTGAGCTTGTGAAGCTTCAGCATGAACGAATGAAAGGGCCAGCAGCTCGAAAATATCGAACGCTTGGAACACCTGAGAACGTTCTTGTGTTGAATGCATTGGGCGCTATGCCTACTAATAACTTCACTAGTGCAGTCTTTTCAGGAGCTGACAAAATCAGCGGAGAATATCTTAACGAGCGTTTCGTAGCGAAAATAATCGGCTGTTCCTCCTGCGCTATGCGATGCGAACACATAGCCGTGGTTCCAGAGGGCCCGTACAAGGGAACGACGACCCGTATTGAATATGAGCCTTTGTGGGCTATGGGACCGAACTGCGGCGTCGGCAACCTAGACGCCATTCTGAAAGGAATGGACCTGAGTAATTATTATGGAGTAGACGCCATTTCTATCGGCCTCGTTATAAGCTTCGCCATGGACCTCTACAAAAACGGACTTCTCAGCAAGGAAACTGCCGGATTAGAACTGAATTTCGGCAACCCAGAAGCCATGATCGAGATGATAAAACGCGTAAGCCTACGCGAAGGCTTCGGCGATGTCCTAGCTGAAGGCGTGAAACTTGCTGCCGATAAAGTCGGCAAAGACGCTTACAAATACGCTGTTCACATAAAAGGCGTTGAAATGACTGGGTACGACATCAGAGGACTTAAAACTGCAGCTTTAGGCTATGCCGTGTGTTTCCGAGGCGCGGATCACAACCGACACGGCGCTTACGGACCTGACGTAGCTGGCAAAGTGAACCGCTTCAAGGCTGAGAAGGGCAGGGGCAAACTGGTAAAGGAAACCGAAGACTTGTACGCAGTAATCGATTCCATCATGGTATGCAAATTCTCAAGAGGCACATACGTGAAGGGATACGAAGATTTGGCCGCCCTCTACAACGCTGTCACGGGCATCGAGATGCGTCCTGAGGAACTGCAGAAGGCTGGAGAACGCATCAACATCTTAGGTAGACTTATCAATATAAGGGAAGGTTTAACCCGAAAAGACGACACGCTGCCATGGAAAGTCATGCATGTACCCATACCAGATGAAGGCCCATCCAAGGGAAGCTTCGTCAGCCAGGAGGATCTCGATCTGCTGTTGGACGATTACTACGAGGTTCGCGGATGGAACAAAGAAGGCGTACCCACGCTTGAGAAACTAAACGAGTTGGGTATGGAAGACCTTGCCTACATCGTTAAAGACAAGCTTGAACCGCATAGAAAATGA
- a CDS encoding 4Fe-4S dicluster domain-containing protein, with translation MAAVPKAEAAKWKLVSCDPEKCTGCAICEYICSLEKENAFSAQKSRIRTMRLHPLINISIACRLCSPAPCVTACPRDALKQSEQTGTIMIDDEKCDGCSWCIEACDYGAITLHPEKKVVRICDTCEGDPECVKWCPEEALDFVTRDIMAQKARLAVSKKLFKEAMEAQGIKP, from the coding sequence ATGGCAGCGGTCCCAAAAGCCGAAGCAGCAAAATGGAAACTAGTGTCATGCGACCCCGAGAAATGCACAGGATGCGCAATCTGCGAGTACATATGCTCATTGGAAAAGGAAAACGCATTCAGCGCTCAGAAATCCAGAATCCGAACAATGCGTCTGCACCCATTGATTAACATCTCAATTGCCTGTCGACTTTGTAGTCCAGCTCCATGCGTAACTGCGTGCCCAAGAGATGCTTTAAAGCAGTCTGAGCAGACAGGCACAATAATGATTGACGATGAGAAGTGCGATGGCTGCAGTTGGTGCATCGAAGCCTGCGACTACGGTGCCATAACTCTGCACCCAGAGAAAAAGGTTGTGCGCATCTGCGACACCTGCGAAGGCGATCCTGAATGCGTCAAATGGTGCCCTGAAGAAGCTCTGGACTTCGTCACTAGAGACATTATGGCTCAAAAGGCACGGCTGGCTGTTTCAAAGAAGCTCTTTAAGGAAGCCATGGAAGCCCAAGGCATCAAACCTTAA
- a CDS encoding winged helix-turn-helix transcriptional regulator: MPKKLEFRDLRTIEALEVEGPRNITEVARKLGMPAETLRKRVRRMTSRFSLRFYLNIYHANLGLKKAVVFAQANPGYENMLFDSLKTNDFWLSINRCYGMNEGCFAIYTIPSNQTGDFEAFVRHLQDIGVASQSRLVWSTCFHYVHLTSKWFDKASKIWNFKWDDWTKEIPKQGVKLPPTLLDPEEFPIKGDKTDILILKELEKNPLIRMTELAKRIGISQQLAAYHYLRHIKEQGLIESFEIAFSYFDKPSSDNFVFLLEFSNYENFAKFSSSLLDKPFARGLGKVLGQNALLAHLYLPRSEFRRFVSDLSGFIRAGMLENYSYIILDPSKSLRQTISYEHFEKKKWQYNHEKHIKNLEKIVKDQGPSKRAAA; this comes from the coding sequence ATGCCGAAAAAGTTAGAGTTCAGAGATTTGAGAACAATAGAAGCCTTGGAAGTGGAAGGTCCCAGAAACATTACAGAAGTAGCCCGAAAACTTGGCATGCCCGCTGAGACGTTGCGAAAAAGAGTGCGACGTATGACTTCCCGATTTTCCTTACGTTTTTACTTGAACATTTATCACGCAAACCTCGGACTTAAAAAGGCAGTTGTCTTCGCCCAAGCAAACCCTGGATACGAGAACATGCTCTTCGACTCGCTGAAGACGAACGACTTCTGGCTCTCCATAAACCGCTGCTACGGTATGAACGAAGGATGCTTTGCAATCTATACTATTCCAAGCAACCAAACTGGCGACTTCGAAGCGTTTGTTCGGCATTTACAGGATATTGGAGTTGCTAGCCAATCTAGGCTTGTCTGGTCAACCTGTTTCCATTATGTGCATCTGACAAGCAAATGGTTTGACAAGGCTTCAAAAATCTGGAACTTCAAATGGGATGACTGGACCAAGGAAATCCCTAAGCAAGGAGTTAAACTGCCACCCACACTACTAGATCCCGAAGAATTTCCCATAAAGGGGGACAAAACGGACATTTTAATTTTGAAGGAACTCGAAAAGAATCCACTTATCAGAATGACCGAACTAGCTAAGAGGATTGGAATATCTCAGCAACTCGCGGCATATCATTATCTTAGACACATTAAAGAACAAGGTCTGATCGAGAGCTTTGAGATTGCCTTCTCGTACTTTGACAAACCCTCATCAGACAATTTCGTGTTCCTATTGGAGTTCAGCAATTATGAAAATTTCGCCAAGTTTTCATCGTCCCTTTTAGATAAACCATTTGCCCGAGGGTTAGGCAAGGTCTTAGGTCAAAATGCGTTACTTGCCCATTTGTACCTGCCAAGAAGCGAATTCAGGAGATTCGTTAGCGACTTGTCAGGTTTCATCCGCGCGGGAATGCTAGAGAACTACAGCTACATAATCCTCGATCCTTCAAAGTCCCTGCGCCAAACCATCTCATACGAACATTTCGAGAAAAAGAAATGGCAATATAATCACGAGAAGCATATTAAAAACCTAGAGAAAATCGTGAAAGATCAAGGTCCAAGCAAGAGAGCCGCTGCTTAA
- a CDS encoding FKBP-type peptidyl-prolyl cis-trans isomerase → MPYEKGDFVLIDYTAKVKETGEVFDTTREDVAKSEKLYKEGEIYEPNLVVVGEGWVLKALDENILTLELNKAMPVEIPSEKAFGSRDPDKVRLIPLKRLIAKGITPQLGMRVEFEGKLAIVRTIGAGRVQLDFNPPLAGKTLVYEVTVQKKLETNEEKINALIHRRIPSVDTAKFDVKIKKAAVEIEVPEEAFYIEGLQAAKRGIAIDIQKFFAEKETIKFTENFTKKVPAVEKPAPKETAPEQRSETKPEPTKTQAVQATDAS, encoded by the coding sequence ATGCCCTATGAAAAAGGAGACTTCGTACTCATCGATTACACAGCCAAAGTTAAGGAAACAGGCGAAGTATTCGACACCACAAGGGAAGATGTAGCGAAATCTGAGAAGTTATACAAGGAAGGCGAAATCTATGAGCCCAACCTTGTAGTCGTAGGCGAAGGCTGGGTTCTTAAGGCCTTGGACGAGAATATACTCACACTTGAACTGAATAAAGCCATGCCTGTAGAGATTCCGTCTGAAAAAGCGTTTGGAAGCCGTGATCCAGACAAGGTGCGGCTAATTCCATTGAAACGGTTGATTGCAAAAGGCATAACACCACAGCTCGGCATGCGGGTAGAATTCGAAGGCAAACTGGCCATTGTCAGAACTATTGGCGCTGGAAGAGTCCAGCTTGACTTTAACCCACCGTTAGCAGGCAAAACCCTTGTGTACGAAGTCACTGTTCAGAAGAAACTTGAGACGAATGAAGAGAAAATCAACGCGTTGATTCACCGTCGAATACCGTCAGTTGACACCGCAAAATTCGACGTCAAAATAAAGAAGGCGGCGGTCGAAATCGAGGTGCCTGAAGAAGCCTTTTATATTGAAGGCTTGCAAGCGGCCAAAAGAGGCATAGCTATAGATATACAGAAATTCTTCGCAGAAAAGGAGACAATCAAGTTCACCGAAAACTTCACAAAGAAAGTGCCCGCAGTAGAGAAGCCTGCTCCAAAAGAAACGGCGCCTGAACAGCGAAGTGAGACAAAACCAGAGCCAACCAAGACTCAAGCCGTGCAAGCTACCGACGCCTCGTAG
- a CDS encoding metallophosphoesterase family protein yields MKLMVTSDFHGSTEAAHRAAAKAKQAEVDALAICGDITHFGSVKDAEKTLAPLIALELPVFYVPGNCDPSQLAEAQINGATNIHGKCQKLNHVSFIGLGGAPASPFYSWFELSEAQIMNTLEQGADRCSANRWLVIISHAPPKNTAADLAFSKVHAGSVSLRAFIEERKPSIVFCGHIHEAKSIDRIGDTIIVNPGPVRHGSCAVAALKDKIEVKLDEV; encoded by the coding sequence ATGAAGCTAATGGTCACTTCCGACTTTCACGGAAGCACAGAGGCAGCGCACAGAGCAGCTGCAAAAGCCAAGCAAGCTGAGGTAGATGCACTAGCCATCTGCGGAGACATAACTCATTTTGGCTCTGTAAAAGATGCAGAGAAAACACTAGCGCCCCTGATAGCGCTAGAACTGCCAGTCTTCTACGTGCCCGGAAATTGCGATCCATCTCAACTTGCTGAAGCGCAGATCAACGGCGCCACAAACATTCACGGAAAGTGTCAAAAGCTGAACCACGTTTCCTTCATAGGCCTCGGAGGAGCACCTGCCAGCCCGTTTTACTCTTGGTTTGAATTGTCTGAAGCCCAAATCATGAACACTTTGGAACAGGGTGCAGACCGTTGCTCGGCGAATCGATGGCTTGTGATTATCTCACACGCGCCCCCAAAAAACACTGCCGCTGATTTGGCGTTCTCCAAGGTTCACGCAGGCAGCGTCAGTTTGAGAGCATTTATTGAGGAAAGAAAACCTAGCATCGTGTTTTGCGGGCATATTCATGAAGCAAAGAGCATAGACCGCATAGGCGACACCATCATAGTCAATCCCGGACCTGTCAGACATGGAAGTTGCGCCGTAGCCGCGCTGAAAGACAAAATTGAAGTCAAACTTGATGAGGTTTGA